The DNA window TCCATAACTTAATAAAGTTATACAATGGATTAATAATTGGAAGATTATTGTTGGGAACCTGTTTGCTGTTGGAATAGTAATTGAAATATGGATCGGGACTTACCGTGCAATTCGAAAGATTAGATATATTTAATTCGACAATTAAGTCATTAGATATGTAGTACTACTATAAATCAGATCGATTTACAATGCAAATGTATAAACCTATGTCAGCAATTTTCTTGGATCGTGTTACCTGCCAATATTTATTGACcattaacattatattataaattGACGCGtgacataataataataatctatattactatatataatataagagGATATATTCTATAGTAATTCTTCAGAGTTATGATGTAATTTTGGATTTGTCTTAAAAATTATTCGTTTGATTAAACTAACTACATGTTTTTACTATactaatatcattttctttatattttattttatatcctATCATTTCAATTTCAGAAATTTATAACTTTtagcataatttttttttaaaaaaataacttcAATTTTTTTACGGAACACACATATCATATTATTAGCCAAAATGCTGAAGTCTAAAGTATGAAAACAAACATTATAGAGCATTAAATGAAAGCATGATCATATAGATACAAACCGAGCAATAAACAAAATCATTATGATATTGGAAGTATGAATATTGGATgtgtaaaaataataagaaaCCAGTGAATCAAATCGAGGGTTGTACAAAATACATTTTCGTAAAACAAATTTGTCTCCTCCGATGGTATTTCGGGGATCAGGACGAACAAAAGTTTCTCAGGATACAACTGCAAAATCATGTAACGACTTAGCACGATGTAACTACATCGACGAACTGAAAACATATATTCACTTTATGACCAAAACTTAACTAAGATCAAATTAAAATCTAACAATATGAAATGTAAGAGAATGCTTGGGTGAGATCTTTAGTGTGtttgtaaaaaatattttttttatatggatAGAACACACTATTTATAAGCTACAAAATACATACCAAAAGTCATGCAAGATGAAGTCTCCAATTAATTCAAGAATGTAAAAAGTCAAAAGACACTTTCACAATCATGAGCCACAACTAACTCAAGAACAGTGTAGAGTCAAAATACAATATCACATTCATGAGCCATAATTTTCATTCAaactttgaatttaattcaaatttccAGCAATTTCACACATTAATATGGAAAGCGAATTCGACTCAAAGTctaaagaagaaaaagaacTAAGATATGCTCGTTTGAATAAGTCAACTGCGTAAAGAAAAACAGTGATAAAAAATACTGCGCAAATACATGTATGTATTGGTGTTGATAAAATGAATACATTTGCATATTGTTTATTGAAACACATGAATTGAAATAAAGTTTCAGAAAAATCATAAACTGAAATGAGAATACAACAGAAATTACATTATAAAGAAATAGAATGATATAAACATATTGCATAACAATCTTTTTCTAAAAGAATAATTTGGTTTATTTGAGACGCTTGCAAAGGGTGAGTCCATCTCCAACAGAAAGAAGAGCCAATTCAATGCGAGAATCCTTAGCCAAAAAATCATTGAAGTCTATGACTGCTTGTCTCCATACCCTCAAATAATTCTCCATCTCATCTTCCTCGGAGATTGCTACGCTTCCACCCCAAAGGGTGTTGTCGTAAGCTATAATTCCTCCAACTTTGACCAACTTCAATAATTTCTCATGATAATTTATGTAATTGTCTTTATCAGCATCCACAAATGCAAAATCAAATGTTTCGCTTTCACCCTGCATATCGATTCAGAAACGAGTTATGTTCTATAATTAATCAAACcctgcatgtttatgaaaatatataatatagatGTAATTTTTATGTAAATTCTTTTGACTAAATCGGGGTTCTAACTtcttaaagcataaaatcaacCAATTACATTGTCTACAAATTCTTTGAGAACAATATTGGCATCAGACTGGATGAACTGGATTTTGTGCGCTACGTTTGCCTTTTGGATAAATGGCAATCCGGTCTCAAATGCTTCCCTATCTGGATCAATAGCTACAATCTAAAAagaaacaatttttaaaatattaataaattttcttCCATATTTCATAATATAAACTATTTATCAGCTTATTCAAAAAAACTGCCTACTTTTCCATCATCCGGGAGGGCTAGGGCAGTCGATAGAAGTGAGTATCCGGTAAAAACTCCGATTTCGATCGTCTTGTTtgcattcataatcttcaacAACATTGATAAGAACAATCCCTCGTCGGCAGGTACGTTCATCATGCTCCTGATGTGTTACTCATATAATCAATCAGTAAATAATTACAAGAACTTTTTCCGAAAAACATTtagtcaatatatatatataatcttacATGAAATTATATTTGTCAACAGTAGCCATCCTTATTTCTTTGAGCTGTTCATGCTCTCTGGGATACGCAGTTTCCAAGATGTACTGCATGCAATTCAAAGATTCAATTCAAGTAACTATAAGGaaaaatatctcaaatttcGAGTATTTCGTAATGTTAAAAATGAAGTACTCTGATTTGGATTAGAAATATGATTCAAGAAGTGAAACCTTGCAAAGAGCATTGCTCCGAAGAATGGTGCCTGTAAACTTGTCTTTCATTGTCAAAGAAAATGAGAGATGTTGGATCAGAAGACTTTGAAACTGTGAAAATTAACAAAGGATGAATTTTGGTTTTTGGTTCATTTGCCAAAAGTGCAGGCCAATTTATAAAGCTCTGCGAAGCTTAGTAATAGTACGTAACAACGCGTGAAGATTAATTGAAATATTCAATTGGAAAATGTCACAAATTCAACCAACTTTTCatgtaattatttattttgttttatgaatattttatccatttttttatatataaaatggtATAATGGGTTAGCAGAGATTGGTGTTTTTTCACCAACCATACTGCCGCAATAGTTGCTTCGTGGAATCTGAACACAGAGTGTTGAAAttcttaaatattatttatagacAATGGGTAGATATCGTTTTGGCATTAAGgtttcacaattttttttaatctaaatTGTCCCGTGAAAATAAAAAcctaaaaaaaaaacgaaatatTCAAAAAAAAGTATATTACAAAATAATACACAAAAGTTATAGACCTTTTATTTACTAAGAGAGCAACTACTTTGTTTTCGTCTTCTCACCTagcaattgattttttttaatgaaataactttttttgaaaaattattttatcatttcagctctcagattaaaaaaaaaaaaaaaacatcactGAACACCTAAAAATAGTGTTGAATGTATTATGCACATGGTGCAACTTGtaaatatttacaaaataatTTGCAGGATTGAgtgtttgatattttttttaaaaaaatgacagTAAATAAAGATGCAActcattatatttattaaatcacatgacattttaaatatcatatttcGATTATTCTAGTGACAAGAGCCATCTATGACTCTCGACGTAGTTTAATTAAATCATGATTAAACTATGATATGTATATACTAAAAAAGAGAGAAAGAAAAATGCAAAGGAATATAACACCAGAAAGTCAATTCTCAGagtttattttcaattttttttaagaaatcgTTGTGAATAATTTTCTCGGATCGCGACCTATTATCAAATTTACTTACTGATAATAATGGATCCGATTTGTATTATGCTGTGGACTCTCCAACggccaaaagatcctgcaaatttaaaacataatcaAGAATATTGTAGCTATTAGTACAAAAGTCAAATTATATGTTAATTTCTTCGTTGATCAATTCCCAGAGGAGTTATAAAATTAGacattattattaatttgaaaTGCCAAAAATAGGATTCTCCACGTTCATATATATAATTCTAAAAATCTTATTTTTGTCGATTTGAAACATTTAACATGCCTCTCATGCTCAAGAACAAACAACTGGAGCTGGCATTTCAGCCAATACATAACGATATATATGTGTTCAGATAACATATTAAGATCATGGACTAGCTTGAGTTTAATTAACTCTACCTCAAAATATAGCTAAAAAAGAAGATTGTCTAAATTCATATTGATACTAACTGGAAATAATCAGGGTCCGATTCCaacaagtgtcactagtccagacgtaGGTTTCGAGAttatcctgagcctgaaatcacgaatgaGACTGTTAGAAAGGGGCCGGGAGGGTGTCCCGGCGTAGTCcatccgacgctcaagtcagatacTTAGGATATAAGGttagagcagctaagggtgctgctgaaaataatatagtgaatgaatcaaCTGAACACTCACacatgatatttataggagagtACCTGGACCCTTGACCGACCTTCCACCTTAGTTGGAGATGGGCCAAGGGTCCCACACCTggtttggatatatatatatatatatatatatatcaagataTCAATCCAACTGATGTAAAATATCTAATATTTCGATcttatataataattttgacGGTTCGGAAATGTTTTTAATAGATAGCTAAATTAACCAtgagataaatttgaagatGAAATAGTTAAGCTGTCTTCCTATGGCTGATGGCGCGGATCGCTCCAAACCAATTGGAAGAATGTATTATATTCTCTGCGtgtaattattttatcaatataaATTCCGATGCATAATGAATGCACCAAACGTTTAATCCAACTAAGTTTTTGGTTTAGTTGGTGGCCATCATTTGTTTACTAAATTGAAAATTGAGAATCTCTGTTTTTATATTTAGTTTTTGCAGATTATAATTCATATTAAAAACCAATTAAATTATTCAGTCCACTAAATCGATCTACGTGACAGCTGGTGGGTCAGCACGTAATCCCACGATCAGGTCAAACTTTACATTGGTTGGTGTTCGGGTTTATCTAACATTGCATGATTTTTCATCATTAATCCAAAGacattaattaaaaaaaccTTCAAATTCGAATTCAACTGTTAGCATGTAAATCACTTGATTTACCACCTTTTTCTCATTTCACGACAAAAAGTACGTAAGTTTCCTAGGTAACGATCgtgtaataatataatataataataataataataattattattattattattattacaataataatgatgatgatGGCTCCAGCTACCTACCACTTAGTCAATTATTCAAGATTTGAGAAAATGGTATTTCTTTaatgtaattatttttcatatcatatatattttatggGTTTTTATCTAATAATAATtaccaaaattttcttttatgtgTTGACATATGCAAAATTTAAATTCTCTCTATAAAATTCACGCAAAGTCTCCTAACAAATAtgcattaataattttttttaaaaaaaatttgtgtaattatgatttgatatggTCAAcgattatgatattattataagaTTTTATGTCTATATTGTTGAATGTTAAAATATGTAACGTCGGAGTTCGGTTAACTCTCCATCTGCGGAAGCATTGTTTTTATACATGACAATGATAATTTTacttgatta is part of the Primulina tabacum isolate GXHZ01 chromosome 18, ASM2559414v2, whole genome shotgun sequence genome and encodes:
- the LOC142533055 gene encoding flavonoid 3',5'-methyltransferase-like; amino-acid sequence: MKDKFTGTILRSNALCKYILETAYPREHEQLKEIRMATVDKYNFMSMMNVPADEGLFLSMLLKIMNANKTIEIGVFTGYSLLSTALALPDDGKIVAIDPDREAFETGLPFIQKANVAHKIQFIQSDANIVLKEFVDNGESETFDFAFVDADKDNYINYHEKLLKLVKVGGIIAYDNTLWGGSVAISEEDEMENYLRVWRQAVIDFNDFLAKDSRIELALLSVGDGLTLCKRLK